The segment TACCATGTGTTCCAACTGCCTGCGGTCCTTGGTGCCCTCACACGCTTCCAGGCTTGTGGCCCAGGAGCAGGAGGCTGCAGCACGCAGCCCAGGGGTGCAGTGGGCGGTGCCCTCCTGCCTCTGTCATGTTCACAGACGATGGATCACCTAGcaacgcatttctcagaacgtatccgtTGTTAAGCAGCACGTGACTGTATTACCTTTTAATCTGATCAATTTGGGTCAAGACGGCATTGACCACGCGGATGGCATCTGAAGGTTCGGTGCCCGCCCTGCAGGCATTGCGGGCAGCTGTGAGGCTCTCCACCTGTGGGGACGGAGCAATGGGTCAAAAATGACCGTGCCTGGCCCCACAGGGCAGCCACGAAACACATCCACTGAgagagtgaatgaacaaatgagtgggTGTGCAGGAGCCCGCCTGTGCCAGCTCAACATGTGGGGTGCCATGGAGGGCAGCGCGTGCCGACAGCGGCCGGGTAGCAGTGAGAGCTGACGCAGCCGGGATCCCCACTCCGCAGGTGGACACACCGACCTCATCAATCAGCACGAACACCAGAGCGTCCTTGTCATCGATCAGGTCCTGGATCTTCTGGAACATCTTAGTCACCAGCTTGCCACTCTGGAACCAACACACTCTTAGTGCTGCCAGGCACTCGTCACACTGCCTGGGGCACACATGCATCCACTgtccctgcctggccctgctGACCCCAAGTGGCCCCACAAGCTCGGTCTCCTGATGGCCCTCGAAGAACTCCGAGTCCCAGAAGCCAGGCCTGCAGGGGAGGAGGTCCACCCAAAGCCCCGCCTCCCCGTCTCAGGTGCCAGGACGCCAAGACTTGAGTCAACACGCCTCCCTTCCAGGGCCACACGGCACACCTGtctgcctgcctcttactgtcCCTTTCCCAGCTGTCCTTATACCAGCCATGAGATGGGTCACGGCTGCAAACATGTAAACTGGCCAGGCAACCCCTGATGGACACTCCCTGTCCCCACTCCCATCTGCCAGACGGGCCTGCTGACACAGCAGAATGCTTCAGAGGTCAGGGGCCCTCGTGATGTCACCTTGCCAAGCCCCCATTCACAGATGGTGGCATGAGGCTCAGAGCCCGAGGGCATTCTTAGGTGAGGGGTGCAGCCCAGGTCAGAACTTGGGGTCCCCTCCCTCCTCAGATAACACTGAATGTGCTGTCCCACCAGTCACGGGTTTACATGTGCCCCGGCTCTCGGGCCTCAGACCATTTCCACGTTACTGTTTAGCTGTGGAACTTTCCTCTGACCAGAAAGGAAGCCCCACAGAAAGTTTGCCTAATATACACGACACCTTTTCAACAACATGGTCGACAATCCAGAGAATTAGAATATTAATACTTACTTCTGAAAACCATTTAGAAAAGAGGCTGTGGCTGTTTATCTCAATTAACTGGCCATACCGGTACCTAGGATGATAAAAGAGTTAAGACACCCACTTCACGATTGGCCCCAGTTCTCCCACTGCCCTGCCTGCGGAAACTACTGACTTGTTCAATCGTTGTATCTACTGACAGCAAACTGATGGGTCAGGAAGCCTGCATGCTAAGTGTGAAAAATCTAACAGGACACAACCAAAAGTTCTAGTGGAAGCAAAGCAAGGTTTTTCACACTGAGTGATATCTTCACTTGAATTAAAGCAAGAGTACAaccccttttatttttaacctacttGCAATTGACATTTCTACATTTAAAACGTATTATTGGTAGTAATCCAGCaaacaaatcaatatataaaCATCACAAGTTTAGACTGGAGCTgaacattttctcttccttccacaaAACCCTCGAGTACGACGGCACAAAATCACTTACTGCTCTGAATGCTTGGACGACCTTAGCACACACTCATGGATGGAAGTCTAGCGCTAACACTCCCATCACGCAGGAGGTGGCCGAGACATCCGGACGCACTGAGTCCTCACTAGACTCAGACAGGGAACCAGACTGAGGCGGGAGAGAAGCCGGCTCCTAGGCCGTCTTCAGTTTTGTTCTTGTCAAAAGCCCACAGAAGAAAAATTACTGTCAAAAAGTATCATTGACTTTCCactaaaaaaagaggaaaagaccaTTTACTAGTTGTttacaaaagagagagaagggagacagaCTCCCTAACGAAATAAAGATTGGATTGAATATTAAAGTTAATTATAAAGCATTTTGATTATTAAGGAAGCAACAAAGGTTTCGTGTGCTGTTTCTGAgccacaaaataaatacattgtttcCAGCTCTTGGTATGGTTACGTGTCACTTAATGatgggatacgttctgagaaatgtgtcgtcAGGAGATTTCATTGTTGTGAGAACATCAGTGACGGCCCAGCCCACTGCACGCCCGGGCTTCAGGCCTGTGCAGCACGTCACCACGTAAAACATCACGGGACTCAGTCCAGCACAGGAGAGGATGTGATCACGAGACGGGGAGGCTGCTGAGGCGTAACCCGCACACTGTGTCACAGCAAACTTCTCTCAGTAGAGGGTCcactgtaaagtgaggataaaaACTGAACACACACGCCAGTAGTGCAGCCGTGTATTGCCAATGTCAAGCAGTGCGCCCTGCACGTCACTGTATGTGCTGTTCCTTCATGCGATTGGCAGAGCAGTAGGTGTTTTCACCAGAAACACGCAGTAGGTTGGGTCACCACAAAGACGTGAGGGGTGCGGTGAAACAGCTGTGATGTCACCAGGCGGGAGGGTTTTTCACCTCCGTTGTAACCCTACAGGACCACCGTCGTATATGTGGTCTGTGGGTGACTGAAACATAGCATACGGTGCCTGACTGTACTGGGAAAAGTTCTATTTCTTGTAATAACATCTTCACTCTGCTGTTTTAGAAACCTGTCCCTAGAGATCTTTAAAACACAGGTGGCACTACAGTATGTTAAGATGAAGGCCAAGTcactaaacataaaataaagagttgaaataaagaaattttccTATGTACAAATacaagacattttgaaaagaaaatatattcaaaagtaAACCTCAcagcatttccttttctaaagCCAAACTGGAGTAGCAGGTACCAGAATAACCCTTTGCCTTCATCAAttagaaaactggacaaaataaacGAAACGTCTGTAAAGGACACTGGCCAAGAGGCATCTGAGAACTGGGACCCGAGAGAAGGGAAATGAGGTGAGCTCTGCAGGCACCCTGTCTCTCTGCCTGGAGCACCGGGACATGACCCAGGAAGGGCACGGCCATCATACTaagtggaggagacagaggtCAGAGTTCAAAGAGCCTGAGGCAGCTGGAGGTTGCAGAGCAGAGTTCCAGAGCGGAGGGAGATTTTCAGGAATTAAGTGCCAGAAACCATCGCGGGGTCCCTCGAGTCTTTACTGAACAGTTGGACACATATGAGCAGGGAAAGCCATCAGGCTGTGCCCCTGTGTGAGCTGAACAGCAGGCTGGGCGTGTTCAAATTCCGGGTCGCCGGAGCAGAGAGTACTCATTATGCGTTCCTGGTGTCCAGCTGAGACTCCAGGCGGCCCCTAGAGGACACCTAGACCCCTCTCTAAGAAAGCTTAAAACTGACCCTCAAAAGGATCATACCAAATTGCAAATAACTGACATGCTACCAGAACACTTCAGGTAGGTAACTCAGACACTTCAAATCCCAACGtccacattaaaagaaaattatctgaaCATTAAAATGGCTATTACCCATTTGCTCAAGGATTTTAAGAAGaacacaatgaaaaggggaaTGGAAAGTATAAAAGGAACCAAACAGAACCTCTGAGAAATATGCtctcagaaatgaaaatttcattgaATGGAATTAAAAGCAAAGTAGATACTGCAAAAAAgtccaaaatgaaacaaagaaaaattcaaaacccGGAGAAAAAAAAAGGCGCATCAGTGGCCTGTGGGATAATATCAGACAGTCtaacatgtaaataaatggacTCCCAGAAAGGGGGGACAGGGAAATTAGTTGAGAAAACTAATTTCATCCAAATGTGATGAAACTACAAACCCAGAGGAGACTGAAACAGACAAGTGCACCATCAGAGGCTTGGCCACGCCTCTCCAGTAAGTGACAACAGACCAGGCCACCAGCATGGACGTCAAGTACCCTGAGCTGACACCCACGAGTCATCCCACCCACAGGAGCAGAAACACGTTCTCTGAGGTACATGTGCCACTCTCACCAGGACAGACATGTGCTGCTTACCAAACAAGTGTCCATAAACTTAAAAAGATCGAAATCGTAACTCAAGACGATGCTGATGACAGAGGAACTGGTTGATTTACACTGACAGACGGACCTGCTGTTTATGTAAAACGATTAACAAACAGAGACCGCTCCCACTGTTGTAAatgaaaggcagggaccttcccCTCTCTCCAGTCACCAAGATACCTGCTCGAAAGTCGGATGGTCAGTTTCTGGGCCAGCGCTCGACACAGGGATGTTTTGCCAGTTCCCGGAGGACCTGCAGCAAAATTCAAGCACAGATGTGGGGAAGTCAGGGCTGTGACAAATTTCTGAAAACAGCAGCAACTGTCTTTTCCACAGAATACGAAAGAAGGAGCAGAGTTTTCGATGCTGTGAATGGTATTACGAGCGCTGCTTGCTAACTCACAAACAAGTCTGCTAGCAGCGTTTAAGTGCCATGCAATATCACCAATGCACTTTAcaagtctctccctctctcttccagtTTGAACTCGTGTCTCTGGTCTTAGCTTCCACTGCTCAACAAAGTCCCACCTCTGGGCCAAGGGCCGCTCAGCTCTGAGTGCTGCATTTCCCGGCTTCCCCGACACCCTCGTCATCGCCACATGTCCCGTGAAATCCAGGCCTTCAGGCACTTTTCGCAAGCCCCATACACCTTTGCTGACAACACCAGGACTCGAGCCCTGAAGCGTGCTGCCTGCGGCCCACAGCAGCACCGCCTTCCTGGCTCTCTCTACCAGGGCCTGCACCCACACTAATCGAGCGGCAAAGTGAGGGCCTTGTGTGTACAGCTTCTTGCTATGTCACCTACAACGCCTTGCATCTAACAGAAAATGCTGACACGTTCAACTGAGTTTCTGCAAGCATTTTCAGTAATCAAAAAGGGGACATGTAACAAattctaaatggaaaataatttatttcacttattgaaATAGCTACTGATCGCCTACTCTGAATCTGGTATCAAGACAAGGTACCGGGGTATCTACTATTTAAAAGATACCTTTTTTAAGATTGCATATAAGCATTTACACCATCTTAACTGGTATAAAGAAGCTAGGTACTCTGAGTTCCTACCTCACTATAATTTGTGTATCCTAGATTCCTTTCCATCCAGTGACGTTAAGAAAAACACCCACGCTCTTCCTCTGAGAACACTCAGACAGAACTTCTGTGAAGTGGGGTTTCTGCAGTTTACGACTCAAAGTGAAGCTCTAAGAAAGCTACAAAGAAATACACGGCAATTTCTACCCCAAGGAGTTTATGGTCAGTTGAGGCAATAAGAGAATTCACCAAAAAGTTTAGTAATACTGGAAAAGTCACAGGGCAGTAATCGGATGGCGGCCAATGAAGGGTCAGGTAGCAAACGCACAGACAGGGGCTGCACTGGCTTCGGGGACAAGGAGCACTCGAGGACAACTGTGGCCCCCACCACAGGAGCGCAGTGACTCCTCGCAGACGGACAGAGCTATGAACAACGCTGACGCCACACACAGCCCCGCGCCGTTACCGTGGAGTAGCACCACCCGGTTCCATGTGATCAGATTGCTGTCCACGTTCTTGTCTGAAAACAGTAACGCTGTCATCACGTAATCGAGGAGCtgagtggagaaaggaaaatacagataCAGGTGCCGACAGGCAGAGGCTGCCACCAAACGCGCTGCCACGTGAGCGGCAGGGAAGGAGCGCGGTGGCTCCACGTGGCTGCCGTGCCAGTCGCTTCCTGCACACCTCACAAGCTTTCACTGCAGAACGCTAACGCGAGACAAAGAGGGTACGTGCTGATTATTACCGCGAGTGGAAAGGAGGAACACGgcctttttctgtaaaatgccaGCATCGCACACAATGACGATGGGACTGTTCAAGAAGGGGGACGCCTCTTCCTTGGGGCCAACACCCGTAGCACACTTACTACAAGATGCCAGCAGCCAGGACTCCCTGGGCTCAGGGTGGCTTCCCAGAGCAGACGGGGGCCAGAGGAATGGGGTACGGACTTCGAGTATCCCCACATCGTGCTCGCTGAATCCCGCCCACCTGTCTGCCCACACTCTGCCCCTCAGCCCCCGGGGGTGCCTAGGAGTAAAACCCAACAGAAGCTGTCGTCACCTTCTGCACCCCTCTTCCCCCTCAGGAGACGCCCCAGAGACCAACTCCACTTGGGAGCAACCCTAGGGAACAGACACGCAGGACGCAGGCTGCTGGCGGGCAGCAGTTCCCAAAAGCCCATTTGTGTCACAGGGCTCCCCGGTGCTGGAGACCAACACTATAGCGATTCTACTACAAATGGGCCTTCTGGGAAAACGGGCAACTTACATGAGATTTGACTTCCACATCATACACCAGGCTGTCCCACAGCCCATGGAATTCCgctgagaaaaagacaaaaacctaACTTAAGGAAAGCATTACACCGACCGGCTAGAAATGCCAAACCACCGATGTGCGCTCCACTGCGCCACACGTGGCATGCTAAGATTCTGATTACAGGgatggtaattttttaaagacgCAAAATAAACACAAGTGACGTAGGACTTCTGACCGATAATTAACTGGGGAAGAGTAACCTTTTTGTCATCATTATGCACAACTGTCTTCTCTGGATCTGCGCTATGACATGGCCCACCACTCTCCCCACAAGCCAACACTTGGGCGAGGCAGAGTGGCAGGTCTAGTCCAGCCGTGAGGACATCGGCATAAAACCTGATGAGTGAATTAACCCCAGGACTCTGCCTGCGAGAACCCATCAGCAAGTCTCTGGAGAAGCACCAAGAAGAAGGTCGGGGGGAGGAGTGGTCCGGCAGGACGGACCCACTGGGCAGCAAAGAGCAAGGTTGCATTCTATCTGCAAGGACCCGTCCAAAGGAATTCCCACTTTCCTCTGCTGTGATCTACTTTCCATTTCAGAAGCGCTAAAACACCCTAAAACCCTACAAAACAATGGCCATTTCCTTGGCTAACCCACTTGGCACGCCTTGGTGTGCCATGCTCTGACCTCGTGGGCTCAGCACACTGCCCCCACGGTCACTGTCACAAGTACCTGCGGGCAGAAGCCAATGATTTGCCGCagttatactttctgtctcttcctccaggTTCTCACTGCTGGGACCATCTTCATTCAGCTGGAAGGTGTGAAGGGCAATAGTGCACGTGCTCAAGTCGATGGGCTGTGAGCAGGAGAAACCAAACAAACACGTACACACGGAAAATAACTCGCTTTTAATTCCAGCTATAAAAATTAGGTGTCAAAGTCCAAAAATAAAGATTGAATGTACAGAATGTTAAAGACCAGTTTTTAGATTAGATGAAAGACTATGATTGTATTTCAGATTTACTATTAGTTCGTTTTAAAATGTgtacccctccctccccttttggGGTCCTACAACAACTTTATTGCTTTTGTAATTACAAAAGTCAACACACACTTgttgaaaaaatgcaaatatagaaGAATGTAAGTTCCCTACATCCAACCTCATAGATATTAGTCTCAAACACACTCACACGCATTTGACCAAAAAGCGATTCTACCACTCAGTTTTCTAACTGTGCTTTTCCCACTTAGTACTAGAGCATAGAGACATTTCTATGCCAGTACGGTAGATAGAAACCTCATTCTTTGTCATGGTTATTTCATCATATTTGGTGTGAATGTGTCAGATTTGTTCAGACATCtctgataattaaaatatttcaaattgtcAATTATTGTTGACAATAATTATCTGTTAAGACAAACTTCTTCAGAAATGAGAACATTAAAATGTTTCGTGGTGAGCACCCAGGCCCCCCAGTTACGCTGTGCTACTCTGTCCTTCCACAAGTGTCGGAAAGCTCCCTGGTTCCCCGCAGGCTGGCCAAAATCAAGTACAGTAACATCACATCTCGGTGTGGATAAAACTCCGAGAACGCCACAAATGTTAGTCCTAATATAAGAGGGAGGTCCACCTCGTTGAAGAAATGTCAGTGCCATATCAATTCTTCCAAACTGATTCCTTCTAAGACAGAAACTACAGGCACACTGTCCCAAAGCCGACATGTTGGGCTGTTTCTACAATAGTGACAGAGCTGCCCCACTCAGCCACATGCCCACACAAAGCCCCTCTCAGCTCCCACACATGAACTCTGTAAGCAGAGGGGTATGAATTCTGCTGGACCAGGGGAAGCGCCGAGAAGGCCAGCCCACCCCCCCTCTCTGTTGTCCCATACCTCCCACGGCCTCCCACACGCTGAGCGCTCCATACATGTTGCTGACGGAAAGCATGAGACAGGAGGCACGCAGGCTGAGCAGGGCAGCCCACCGTGCGAGTCCCGGGTTTCCGGTGTGCCTCCCGACTGCACTGGTCGAGGCTGACACAGGGGCCATGTCTACTCCCAGCCAGCCAGTGCTTTGATCGGCAAACCGACACACGAGTAAACCAGTCTGACATACACCGACCACAGCAGCAAGCTGCCATGCATGGTACCGATTCTGGACTCAGCTAACGGTTAACCAGATCCCGGTACTGGGAATTAGTAACTTACCTGTGGGTCTCTCACCTTCAATTCTGTGTCAACAATAGAAACAGACTGCAGATTTCTGGTCAGAAAAGGGTCATCAAACTCAGTCCACGTGTAATCACCAAACACAATATTGTGTCTGTTAAGTAGCTTTCTCACACTcagttttatatcttctttttttgcCGTgctaagcaaacaaaacacacagatcAGTTCTAAGTTAGAAAACAAGACTGTaacaatcattttaaagaaataatcagggCAGACACTTGAAAGTGCAGTAGTTAAGAGTCCTTAAGAGTACAGGAGGGAGGGGCCGCCTGGTGACCAAACCTGGAGCCACGGCTTGCCTGCCAGCTGTTCGCCCTCAGGCAGTGGCCCCAGGACCCCGAGCCCCGGCTCGGCTCCCCGTTAGATGAGGGGCATTAGCGGCAGGAGTTCTTGCTACACTGAGCTGCGATGCAGATCAGTGAACCCGTTCTAAGCGTTTAGGAACAAAGCACTCAATGAACGCTGACTATTCCTATCATTAACGAGACGGGACTTCTCTAGCTGTGGGTCAGGTTAcgagtctgcattttaacaagcgcTCCAGGCCTGGGACTCACGCCGAGGCGTTCGCGGCCCCGCTCGCCCCGCCAACCCCCGACCGGTTCCGAGCCCGCACCGAGGAGCGTGGCCACCACGCTGCGCCCGCCCGCGGCCCCGCTCAGCGGGACATTCTGCTCACAGCCTCAGAGGCCGGCCCGCCTGCGGGGCTGTGAAGCCCACGGCACCGCCCCAGGCGCCTTCCTCTGGACGCCAGCCTCGCCGGACCCGTCGCCAGGTCGCTAGTGGGGGGTTGGCCCGCGCGGCAGGGCACCAGGCCGGGGGACTGCGCACGACGGAAGGGCCTGAGAAACGCTGGCTCCCAGGGCCACACCGCTCTGCCCCAGCCCGGGAGCCCCGCGAAAGTGGCCCGTGCCAGCCTCCGGGGGCCCGGCGGCCTCCGCGGGCGCCGCTCGGGGTCGGGCGCACCTGCCGCTCCGCTGGTGCACTTCCACGTGGACCGTCGGCGCCTCCGCCACGCAGGGCAGCGCCTGCTTCAGGTCGCCCGCCGCCTGCTCCATGGCGCCGCCGCAGGGAACTCCGGGGACCCGGTCGGAGCGAGGCGGCCCCGGCCTCACGCCGCGCCCCGTCGCCACAGCCTCCTAAGCGCCCGCCGGCCCCGCCCGCGGTTTGAATCGGCCGCGAGCAGCTCGGCGAACTCTGACCCGGAAGCGCTCATCCGGCGGGCGGGGCCACTTCCGGCCGCGGCGCCTGCTTCCGGCCGCGGCGCCTGCTTCCGGCGCGGCCCAGCGGTCTCCGCGGGGCCTGGGCCGCCGGGCGCTGGTACCCGCGCTGCGGCCGCGCTCCTGccgcccccgccccgcgcccgccgccgccgccgccgccgccatggGCAAGAAGCACAAGAAGCACAAGACCGAGTGGCGCTCGTCGTACGAGGGTGAGCGGCGGGCGCGCGTTGTGCCTGCGGCGGGCGGGGGCTCCAGGCTCGCGTCTGCGTCTCCCGGAGACGCTCCCCGCCCTCCCGCCGCCCCTGCCGGGGCCCGGGCCACTCCGTCCCCGTGTCAGCACAAGGGACTGAATGGAGCCGAGGGTTGGGGGACCCGGGATCGGCTACGAGGTCCCAGGTCCTGGCCTTGCTCCTGCCCCGACCGGGTGACAGGAACCCCCTGCGTGGCTCCCTGCGGACCGTGGGTGAGGGGAGAAGACTCGGCCCTCGGCTCTGCCCCCGTCCCCCGACGGCGTGGCGGTCCCCGCTCGGCCTTCTGTGTTTCCCCGGAATCAGACCTAGACGGGCAGTCAGcgctaacgcgtcttttggagcgaacactaatataagagctggtctgATATAACGTAACGTAATGTAACATAATAGAATGCAACACAATACCAGGTCTCACGTGACGTAATGCCAGGTGTTATAATGCAAGACCTGTTCTTAggttaacttttgctccaaaagacgcattagagctgattgtccaggggGGTCTTATGTGCAGGGAAACACAGGTCCCTCCTCTGTCATGGCCTCGGGCTTCTCCCTGTGGCTTCTCCCTGTGGCACCCGCGCATTGGGCCACCAGGCCACCCAGCTGGGGGCGGGGCTTCCTCTAAGCTCACGTGCTGAGGGCCACCCTGTCTCTGCAGATTACACAGACAAGCCCTTGGAGAAGCCCCTGAAGCTGGTCCTCAAGGTTGGAGGAAGCGAAGTGACTGAGCTCTCGGGGTCTGGTCACGACTCCAGTTACTACGACGATAGGTCAGATCACGAGCGAGAGAGGcacaaagagaagaagaagaaaaagaagaaaaagtcagagaaggagaaataTCTGGATGATGAAGAGAGGAGGAAGCGAAAGGTAAAGGAAGGTGGTGGCCCCGAGACCCTTGGGGGGCGGAGATCCTTGGGGGGCAGAGGACGGGTGTCCCAGGGCGTAGGGAATGGGGCGTTCTGTTTGCAGCAAAACGTAGACCACGGAGGTAGTTGCTTCAGTCCTGGCTCTCTGTGCATCGCTTCTCACCTGACCCCTGGGGAGGGGCTTTGCAAGGGTGGAGTCTGCAAGGAGAAGAGCCTCTGGAAGGTGGTTTTTTCTCTTAGCTTCATGTTTCCCCTTAGAAACAGGAGGTCTGTTTAAAACTGCTTGCATTGCTTGCCTCTGCTTCCCAGGAAGAGAAGAAGCGGAAACGGGAAAAGGAACACTGTGACACAGAGGGAGAGGCCGATGACTTTGATCCTGGGAAGAAGGTAGAGGTGGAGCCGCCCCCCGATCGGCCTGTCCGAGCGTGCCGGACACAGCCAGGCAAGTGCTGGCATCTGGAGCGTTGGAGCTTGTCACTGTGAACTAGAGGTCTGCGCTGTGTCCCTTTGGGAGAAGCacatggaggtggggagggattgagagagggagggagtttTCTGGCCAGGGCCTCACAGGGTGTGAGCTAGAGCTGAGGTACTTCTGGAGCAGGGCTTGGCCAGCTGCCGCTCTGGCCTTTTTCTTTAAGCCCCCGAGCTGAGAAGCATAGATGGGAGGAGGCTAGTGCTGGAGTCGGGTCCGCAGGCCTTCAGACACCCTGGGAGCTGGGCTTGCTCTGCCAGAGGGGAGCTTTGGAGCCCTCTGCTTTGTGTGTGGTCACTACCCTCAAAGGCTTCCAGATACTTTGCTCTTCGGATGTTTCTTTTCttgctgggggaggtgggaggtatTGTGTTGCCATCATGGGGGGTGTGGTTTTCTGGCAGTCATTGCCATGGTGAACAGGTGGGATTCGGGCTGCTGGCATGTTGGGGAGCAGAGAAGGTCAGGCACAAACAACAGCCCCTAAAATGAACATGTGCAAAGTCAGAACAGTCGCTGGTGATTATCAGCTTGATCGGACTTACCTGCTAGAGGTGGTACACCAGCGCTCCCCCTGTTGCCCCCTCCCCAGGTTACCTGCAGAGCTAATGATCAGAT is part of the Rhinolophus sinicus isolate RSC01 linkage group LG03, ASM3656204v1, whole genome shotgun sequence genome and harbors:
- the TRIP13 gene encoding pachytene checkpoint protein 2 homolog isoform X2, coding for MEQAAGDLKQALPCVAEAPTVHVEVHQRSGSTAKKEDIKLSVRKLLNRHNIVFGDYTWTEFDDPFLTRNLQSVSIVDTELKPIDLSTCTIALHTFQLNEDGPSSENLEEETESITAANHWLLPAAEFHGLWDSLVYDVEVKSHLLDYVMTALLFSDKNVDSNLITWNRVVLLHGPPGTGKTSLCRALAQKLTIRLSSRYRYGQLIEINSHSLFSKWFSESGKLVTKMFQKIQDLIDDKDALVFVLIDEVESLTAARNACRAGTEPSDAIRVVNAVLTQIDQIKRHSNVVILTTSNITERIDVAFVDRADIRQYIGPPSAAAIFKIYLSCLEELMKCQIIYPRQQLLTLRELEMIGFIENNVSKLSLLLSEISRRSEGLSGRVLRKLPFLAHALYIQAPTVTIEGFLQALSLAVDKQFEDRKKLSSCT
- the TRIP13 gene encoding pachytene checkpoint protein 2 homolog isoform X1; amino-acid sequence: MEQAAGDLKQALPCVAEAPTVHVEVHQRSGSTAKKEDIKLSVRKLLNRHNIVFGDYTWTEFDDPFLTRNLQSVSIVDTELKVRDPQPIDLSTCTIALHTFQLNEDGPSSENLEEETESITAANHWLLPAAEFHGLWDSLVYDVEVKSHLLDYVMTALLFSDKNVDSNLITWNRVVLLHGPPGTGKTSLCRALAQKLTIRLSSRYRYGQLIEINSHSLFSKWFSESGKLVTKMFQKIQDLIDDKDALVFVLIDEVESLTAARNACRAGTEPSDAIRVVNAVLTQIDQIKRHSNVVILTTSNITERIDVAFVDRADIRQYIGPPSAAAIFKIYLSCLEELMKCQIIYPRQQLLTLRELEMIGFIENNVSKLSLLLSEISRRSEGLSGRVLRKLPFLAHALYIQAPTVTIEGFLQALSLAVDKQFEDRKKLSSCT